In Thermomonas carbonis, a single genomic region encodes these proteins:
- a CDS encoding rRNA pseudouridine synthase, whose product MSDPVHPPVRLAKQVSELARCSRIEAEQYIKGGWVSVNGRVIEDPAHPVTTQTVTIDPAAQLEAVEPATILLHKPVGYDTISGRKAAAGLVQPETRWAEDPSGVRLLERHFHRLTPLVPLDAEASGLMVLTQDGRVWRRLTEDGDEIEQEFLVEVSGEIGPYGLRKLNHGLHYNGRALPPCKVSWQNEIRLRFALKGVQGGQLRDMCKQVGLEVVAIRRLRIGKVPLAKMPVGAWRYLPVGERF is encoded by the coding sequence ATGTCCGACCCGGTTCACCCCCCCGTTCGACTGGCGAAACAGGTGTCCGAACTCGCCCGATGCTCGCGCATCGAGGCCGAGCAATACATCAAGGGCGGCTGGGTGTCCGTGAACGGTCGCGTGATCGAGGACCCGGCGCATCCGGTGACGACCCAAACCGTCACCATCGATCCCGCCGCGCAGCTTGAAGCGGTCGAGCCGGCCACGATCCTGCTGCACAAGCCGGTCGGCTACGACACCATCAGCGGCCGCAAGGCCGCGGCGGGACTCGTGCAGCCGGAGACCCGCTGGGCCGAGGATCCCTCCGGCGTGCGCCTGCTGGAACGGCATTTCCATCGCCTGACCCCATTGGTGCCACTCGATGCCGAAGCCAGCGGCCTGATGGTGCTGACCCAGGACGGCCGTGTCTGGCGCCGGCTGACCGAGGATGGCGACGAGATCGAACAGGAGTTCCTGGTCGAAGTCAGCGGCGAGATCGGCCCGTACGGCCTGCGCAAGCTCAACCATGGCCTGCACTACAACGGTCGCGCGCTGCCGCCGTGCAAGGTCAGCTGGCAGAACGAGATCCGCCTGCGTTTCGCCCTGAAAGGCGTGCAAGGCGGGCAATTGCGCGACATGTGCAAGCAGGTCGGACTGGAGGTGGTGGCGATCCGCCGCCTGCGCATCGGCAAGGTCCCGCTGGCGAAGATGCCGGTGGGCGCGTGGCGCTACCTGCCGGTGGGCGAGCGCTTCTAG